The stretch of DNA GTTCAGTTAAATAATCGTTCTCATAATAGGTAAGATCATCGCGCAGTTCCTCATACACCTTGGTAATATCCAGCACGATATCGCGGACGGGACGGACCGGCTTTTTGCGGAAGCGGATGGCATCCTGTCCCGTGTAAGCGTAACGGCCATCTTCCGAGTAACTTTCATTTTTCGGATAAAAGAAGTTATTGACACCAAAGTGGTATACATTATAAAGCGCTTTTTGCGCAAAATCCTCATTAAATGTGGCGCGGCGGAGCGCAACTCCCAGCTTCTCGTACGACATTTCGGAGAACACCAGCAAGTGACGGAGGTCGGAAAGAAATCCTTGATAAAAATGCGCCGTTTCTTCGTCCTGTTCGGGCGCAAGCTGCGGCAACGCGTAGTGATTCAGGAATGCCTCCATTTTCTCAATGGCATATTTAAGTTTTTCTCTCGTCGTTTCGCACAAATTCTGAATATTGGCTGACATGGCGGTTGCTCCCCCTTATGGTCCTCGGCTTTAATTTAACTTGCCTGCTGTTACATTATTCCTAGCATTTCAATCATTTTCATGTC from Paenibacillus sophorae encodes:
- a CDS encoding YpuI family protein, encoding MSANIQNLCETTREKLKYAIEKMEAFLNHYALPQLAPEQDEETAHFYQGFLSDLRHLLVFSEMSYEKLGVALRRATFNEDFAQKALYNVYHFGVNNFFYPKNESYSEDGRYAYTGQDAIRFRKKPVRPVRDIVLDITKVYEELRDDLTYYENDYLTERRMQNQV